A segment of the Brienomyrus brachyistius isolate T26 chromosome 13, BBRACH_0.4, whole genome shotgun sequence genome:
AGTCTAAAGATGTGCAACTAGGCTAATGGGTTCCTCGAAATTGGCTATGGTGTCTgtattaattaaaatgtatttcccATAACCTAGAGGACAGGGGGTTGACTTCCATTGGCTACAGAAGGCCTAGAGTTCATTTTAGGCGGTATTAAGTGAATCCAGCCCTACCATGTGGTAGCCTTGCCCTGCTGGTAGTGGACTGGGCAAAGGTTCATTTCAGTTTCACAACCACAATGACTTGTGATGGTTTTTTCATTCTGTAGTCATGTTTTTCCCCTTTGCCTGTCGGTATCTCTGCTCCCTTTTCACAGCCTGAAACCCTGACCAGCACAACCggctagaagatggatgatgAATTTATCGTCCTAAATGGACAAAGGGTGCTTTTGTATACACTTTTAATGGTGATTTCAGTATTACGGGTGCACTTCAACATAATACAATGTAGTTTAACAACAATTAAGCATTAATGCCACCTGGAATTGATACCTGGAAGATAATTTCGTCAACAACTCTGCCAAAGTAAACATTTTTAACTACTCTGGAACGCTTTGAGAACAGTAAATTGGGTTTAAATGTTTGGATAGTTTATAAAAGAGAAAATATTGAATTCAAGGAGTAGATATACAGTACAAAAGCGCCAAACGTTTCACGCTTGAGTAACACCACTGTTTTTACAAAGCGGATACCTCGATCAGGAAGACGCTGTGACTCTGTGGGCAGTGGTTTGCTTCATCTCACAGGCTTTGTGATTTAAATCTAGCTTCTCCAGGTattgcatcccatccagggtgtacataccttgtgccctatgctcaGTGGGACAGGGGTCTGTTCACTGGCGAAAAATGAATGGAATGCTTGATCGCAGTCTATTACAGTTCTGtcgcattgtttttttttctaacacAGGCGACCACGAGAAGATTATACATCTTTATGAAATTTTCCTTGTACTACTACTTTATAGCCTTAGAAATGAACAAATTTCCGCGTGCATAAATAGTCTCCATATCATTTACTTACGTTTAACATCGACCACAATAGCGGTAGGTTACTTAATGCCCTGCATTAAATATATGGCCGCAGAATTTATACGAAAATTTCATAGAATTGCATGGGATCTTCTTTTAGGTTAAATGCGGTACTAAGCGCATTGGTTAGCATTCCACTATGGTGAAGCTTATGTAATTTTACCCggaagtacatttatatgataAGAATGACAAGGTCGGGCAaattttaactttattattttGTGACTACACTGTAAAAATGGTCTTGGCTTTTTTAAGGCGTATTGGCTCTCTGCATACAAACCCCGTGTATCGTTTTGCCCACCAGTACTCTGTAGGTAGGAGATACTACTCGCCACGGGTAAGGGCATTAACATTTCTGTATTGTGTTTGAATGCATAGTCCATTTGGGAGAGAAATGCACAAAGTGTGTAAAGAGCAACGAGTGTAAAGTTATGCTCACTCGGCTGAAACAATTCATGCAAGATATCTTTGTTAATCATCTCCAGATGTTCCGTAATTTTCATTAAACATATGTTATTGCCTCGGCGTCCATAGATCCTGTCGGATCACGCATGTTCATTATTaatgttgttgctgttttttAACATCCCGTAACAAGCTCGTTTATGACCAGGATTGCGATGCTGTGTGCACCAGGCTTGCAAAGTAATGGCTTGAATCGAGGTGCAactctgctgccccctacagggcaGCACTCTCGAGCAGGCGGTGGCAGCGTTCCGGAGCGTAGTGGGGGAGGATGGTGTGTCACTGGGCACTGCAGTCAGAGACCAGCATGGCAGAGACGAGTCAATGCACCGGTGAGGGCAACTCATTCATATCCTGTCAGTTAGACACCTTCTCTGCTAGCAGATAGAAGCTCTAATCAGGGTGCGGCCCTGGTTCATGTCTGCTTGACTGCTAATTCTGCTCCATCTGGGGGTGTGTCCAATGCCCTCATTGAGTCGTCATTACTCTTTTTGATTCACCTGTGGGATCTCTGTTGGTCCTGTCCAGCTGTTGTCCTCCAGATGTAGTAGTTTGGCCCTGTTCTGTTGAGGAGGTCAGCGCCCTGGCCAAAATCTGCTATCAGCACCAGCTTCCCATCATCCCCTTTGGTACAGGCACTGGTCTTGAGGGAGGAGTTGGAGCAGTAAAGGTGAATGTCAAAAGTGAAGCTAACACAGTGTTAACGGAGTTGGGTAGTAGCAGTGTCGTATATGAGGGGAGAATGGGGAATGATTGAGCAGGGAATTTGAGCGTCAATTTACTGTACATTATTACAATTCTAAATTATAAAATCACAAATTGGGTTATGTTAACATCAGACTATTACCAGTTTGCACATTTCATTATTTAGTGAAAATGATCCATATTTATGTAGTCGCCCCACATGAACATCATGGTATAGTCCAGACTTGAAGAAAAAAAGATATCCACTGAATTCAGTTATATTCTGTACATATATGAGCATCCTAACCCAAAAAACAtgttacaacaaaaaaaaaaacaaaagtaatTCCTAGTTTTTACCTTGGTGACAGGAGGGCTAATAGAGAGCAGACAGAAAGGACAGAAAGCTtaggtcctcagggacccccagagagTCCATACCTTTGCTGTtgtgaaggagcaaaaacatggatcatCTGGGGGCCCCTGagaactgggttgagaaacactggcttaAATGAATGACTGCTCAGTGATGTACATCTAGAGTGGCACTATCTCCTGGCCTGTGTGTCCTGTTGTCAGGGAGGCGTGTGCTTCAGCCTTGGCAAGATGGACCGCATCCTAGATCTTCATCAGGAAGACTTTGATGTAACAGTGGAGCCGGGTGTCACTCGCAAAGCCCTCAACGCCTCCCTGCGTGACACTGGCCTTTGGTTTCCCGTCGGTAAGTGCCACGCCCTGCCCCCAAAGAGCCCCGTCATTTATGCCTGTCTATCCTTCTGTCCCATTTCTGTTCTTCACTCCGCGTAACACGGGGAGTGTGACCTGCCCTGCAGATCCAGGTGCAGACGCGTCCCTCTGTGGCATGGCGGCCACCAGCGCCTCAGGCACCAACGCAGTGCGCTACGGTACAATGAGAGAGAACGTGCTGAACCTGGAGGTGGTGTTGGTGGATGGCACTGTTATACACActgcaggcagggggcgccGTCCCAGGTAGCGGAACAGGTTTGCTCTTCTAACCATGTGACCAGTGCATTTGGTGTCATTCATATTTCTTTTAGATATCCGTCAtggaaatattattattattattattattattagtgccCTGCTTGGTCACTTTGAATGGTTTCAGCCCAGGGTTCTGTACCTTCAGGAAGACATCGGCAGGATACAACCTAACCAACCTGTTCGTGGGCTCAGAGGGCACGCTAGGCCTGCTGACCAAGGCCACCCTGAGGCTCTCTGGCATCCCTGAGGCCGTGGTGTCGGCTGTCTGCTCCTTCCCCTCAGTGCAGGCGGCGGTGGACAGCACTGTGCAGCTTCTGCAGGCCGGGGTTCCCATCGCACGCATTGGTGAGCATGTCGTAG
Coding sequences within it:
- the ldhd gene encoding probable D-lactate dehydrogenase, mitochondrial; this translates as MVLAFLRRIGSLHTNPVYRFAHQYSVGRRYYSPRGSTLEQAVAAFRSVVGEDGVSLGTAVRDQHGRDESMHRCCPPDVVVWPCSVEEVSALAKICYQHQLPIIPFGTGTGLEGGVGAVKGGVCFSLGKMDRILDLHQEDFDVTVEPGVTRKALNASLRDTGLWFPVDPGADASLCGMAATSASGTNAVRYGTMRENVLNLEVVLVDGTVIHTAGRGRRPRKTSAGYNLTNLFVGSEGTLGLLTKATLRLSGIPEAVVSAVCSFPSVQAAVDSTVQLLQAGVPIARIEFLDDVMMDACRRYSSLPYVVAPTLFLEFHGSKSSLEEQVTITEDIIRGNAGSDFSWARDAETRERLWKARHDAWYAALALRPGCKAYSTDVCVPISHLPQVVVETKQDLMQNRLTGPIAGHVGDGNFHCLMVLDPNDTDEVQRVHQFTERLARRALALDGTCTGEHGIGLGKKALLREEVGPQTIKVMHSLKAAFDPANLMNPGKVL